Proteins from a genomic interval of Chitinophagales bacterium:
- a CDS encoding DUF255 domain-containing protein, whose translation MSMTTTFLRIGFVGTMVLYLFFGAPLIARDDDKKKASKETPYSNSGDENPYLEYRLDFKKGSLEDVLDLAISSDKALFVHTTSKNCNACDYLATSLYTDTKVAAFYNENFVNYIMDVDEVQNVNFARMHDLGSRPMLVYFNAKGEIVRKEDEIADANQLIAAGNNALHLPIRTSSNRANLENMRAKYNLQFRDPDFLYNYAYMLKTFDEPYNAIVNEYIRTQRTSDMQQDKNRKFLYDFTDNLENSAIDYFIRDAGYFKTVMGGKKINDKLKSAIYNSIQTAVKERDITLFEKAKTVLENCNLPNSREFIFYIETQFYEGIRDWDNYVKVTTKYFNDYNVTDPHMLNYAAFKFAHFVEAKNKSAMKNAIKWAKESIRIDYEYYNHLTLALLYYKTEDFKLSEQLALKALKIAEIRNKTYEDNKINKSVDTADASRLIDKLRSRGLLSE comes from the coding sequence ATGAGCATGACAACTACTTTTTTACGCATTGGTTTTGTAGGAACAATGGTTCTATATCTATTTTTTGGCGCACCATTGATAGCAAGAGATGATGATAAAAAAAAGGCATCTAAAGAAACACCCTATAGCAATTCGGGCGATGAAAATCCATATCTTGAATATCGTTTAGACTTCAAGAAAGGATCCTTAGAAGATGTGTTAGATCTGGCTATATCGAGTGATAAAGCCTTATTCGTGCATACTACTTCAAAAAACTGCAATGCTTGTGATTACCTTGCCACTAGCCTTTACACAGATACTAAAGTAGCTGCATTTTACAATGAGAATTTTGTCAACTACATCATGGATGTAGATGAGGTGCAGAATGTCAATTTTGCAAGAATGCATGATTTAGGTTCACGTCCTATGCTGGTTTACTTCAATGCAAAAGGCGAAATCGTTAGAAAAGAAGATGAAATAGCAGATGCCAATCAACTCATTGCTGCAGGAAACAATGCACTGCATTTGCCTATACGCACTTCCTCCAATAGAGCAAACTTAGAAAACATGCGGGCAAAATATAATTTACAGTTTAGAGACCCCGATTTTTTGTACAATTATGCTTACATGCTCAAAACATTTGACGAACCCTACAATGCAATTGTCAATGAATACATTCGCACACAGCGAACCTCTGATATGCAACAAGATAAAAACCGCAAGTTTTTATACGACTTTACAGACAATCTCGAAAATTCAGCCATAGACTATTTCATAAGAGATGCGGGATACTTCAAAACAGTCATGGGAGGAAAAAAAATCAATGACAAACTCAAAAGTGCGATATACAATAGCATTCAAACAGCCGTAAAAGAAAGAGATATAACTCTCTTTGAAAAAGCAAAAACAGTACTCGAAAACTGCAATCTACCAAATAGCAGAGAGTTCATTTTTTATATTGAAACCCAATTTTATGAAGGAATAAGAGATTGGGACAATTACGTAAAAGTAACTACCAAATACTTCAATGATTACAATGTAACCGATCCCCACATGCTGAATTATGCAGCATTTAAGTTTGCTCATTTTGTAGAAGCAAAAAATAAATCAGCCATGAAAAATGCCATCAAATGGGCAAAAGAATCTATTCGAATAGATTACGAATACTACAATCACCTGACATTAGCACTTTTATACTACAAAACAGAAGATTTTAAATTGTCTGAACAACTTGCATTGAAGGCACTCAAAATTGCAGAAATTCGCAATAAAACCTACGAAGACAACAAAATCAACAAATCAGTAGATACAGCCGATGCCAGTCGATTGATAGATAAACTTAGAAGTAGAGGTTTGTTGAGTGAATAA
- a CDS encoding aminotransferase class IV → MGLHGQFEVDARNQDIQVFVKNKIVHRRDAKVSVFDSSVQGGDAVWEGLRLYNGRIFCLDRHLNRLQNSAHAMAFEDIPSKEYITNALKMTLQANKMHDGVHIRLTLTRGEKITSSMNPQMNQFGSCLIVLAEWKLPVYPSDGVELITSSIRRNPPSCIDSKIHHNNLINNILAKIEANLAGVHDAVMLDLYGFVSETNATNIFMVKNDKVLTPHADACLPGITRGVVIEICGELGIPIVEKNLSMTEFYTADEVFTTGTMGELSPVMKIDGREIRNYLKRPVTQLIQKRFMEWVSECKTDIL, encoded by the coding sequence ATGGGTTTACACGGACAATTTGAAGTAGATGCTCGCAACCAAGATATTCAGGTATTTGTAAAAAACAAAATTGTGCATCGTAGGGATGCAAAGGTTTCGGTTTTTGATAGTTCAGTGCAGGGAGGTGATGCGGTTTGGGAAGGACTTCGGCTGTACAATGGACGGATTTTTTGTTTGGATAGACATTTGAATCGATTGCAAAATTCAGCACATGCGATGGCATTTGAGGATATTCCTTCAAAAGAGTATATCACCAATGCTTTGAAAATGACACTGCAAGCCAATAAGATGCACGATGGAGTACACATTCGCTTGACACTGACGAGAGGAGAAAAAATCACATCGAGCATGAATCCCCAAATGAATCAATTTGGCTCGTGCTTGATTGTATTGGCGGAATGGAAACTGCCTGTGTATCCTTCGGATGGCGTGGAGTTGATTACCTCTTCTATTCGCCGAAATCCTCCTTCTTGTATTGACTCCAAAATTCATCACAACAATCTCATCAACAATATATTGGCAAAAATTGAAGCAAACTTGGCAGGGGTGCATGATGCTGTGATGTTGGATTTGTATGGCTTTGTATCCGAAACGAATGCAACCAATATTTTTATGGTCAAAAACGACAAAGTGTTAACACCTCATGCTGATGCTTGTTTGCCAGGCATTACGAGAGGCGTGGTTATAGAAATATGTGGAGAATTGGGAATACCTATTGTGGAAAAGAACCTGAGCATGACCGAATTTTATACAGCAGACGAGGTGTTCACGACAGGAACGATGGGCGAATTGAGTCCTGTGATGAAGATAGATGGAAGGGAGATTCGCAATTATTTAAAAAGACCGGTTACTCAACTCATACAAAAAAGATTTATGGAATGGGTAAGTGAATGTAAAACAGATATATTATAA
- a CDS encoding SusC/RagA family TonB-linked outer membrane protein has translation MKFINLLTAFMLVLLVQVAVAQDRTINGTVTDSNTEEPIVGATVIVPGSTIGTVTDLDGQYELKVPASYSSIQISFIGYKPQTFELGASNVIDAALGEDVLGLSEVVVTAIGITRERKALGYSVEEVGGSEITQARETNVVNALAGKVAGVQITSSSGAAGGASNIRIRGANTIQGDNDPLFVVDGIPIDNSQLSSGNPDDGANRNLSSVAQSNRAIDIPQEDIESISVLKGAAATALYGSQAGNGAIIITTKKGKKRAGGGLNINYNVGVDFSQYNKMHEFQNQWAQGLFGSYSGPETGSGYSWGPAIDTLVYLPDPNYPWDKNGRIVGQSENPGGQRVQAYDNINDFFQTGVNFNNSLSLSSANDVSSFYLGLGYQKEQGIIPNNTFEKINVTFNGEVALTPKFKVGTNIKYINSGGVRIEQGSNTSGVMLGLTRTTPTFDNSNGFGEDAVDEVSSYTLPNGGQRNYRGGGGYDNPFWAVNNTPLTDDVNRVIGSLNFAYDFADWIKLTYKIGTDFYSDRRKQSFAIGSRAFTSGLVREDQYFQNKFNADLILSINKQLSDDLRVGGNFGHNMRTEYLEQLFVQGDGLVIPGFEHISNASNSFVRENIGRKREQAFYGMLEFDYKRMLYLTLTYRSERSTTLPEGNDRFDYPSASLAFVFTEALGLTDNPIIPFGKLRASWAKVGLGSPYLYATANYFTQATYADGWTNGIAYPYQGSAGFQKLSVLGNPDLGPEENTQWEIGMELKFLQGRLGLDVSYYNGTTTDLIFPVPVTAVTGYRTAILNSGEMTNNGIEVILNATPVEVGSFAWDIDMNYTRNRNEVVKLADGVDNVFLGGFQGSSIRAVEGQPYGSMFGNGFYRDASGARVIDSNGFPIIDPDERAFGSALPDWTMGIRNTFSYKGLSVSALLDIKQGGILWNGTKGALYFWGTAGETSVRGSTTVFEGNVAVYDADGNLSLVDHDNDPSTADIPQTSGANSQEVVLDENWLALGDGNGFFGSNSEDFIEDASWVRLRELSLSYSLPSAFVKKTPFSNIDLTITGRNVWLQTDYTGIDPETSLVGSGNAQGLEYFNMPNTKSWGVGLRIGL, from the coding sequence ATGAAATTTATTAACCTACTAACAGCTTTTATGTTGGTTCTATTGGTGCAAGTAGCTGTTGCACAAGACAGAACCATCAATGGTACAGTGACAGACTCTAATACGGAGGAACCAATTGTTGGTGCTACTGTTATTGTTCCTGGTTCGACAATCGGTACTGTTACCGACTTGGATGGTCAGTACGAATTAAAAGTACCTGCCAGTTACAGTTCGATTCAAATTAGTTTTATTGGCTACAAACCGCAAACTTTTGAGTTAGGTGCTTCAAATGTAATAGATGCTGCTCTTGGTGAGGATGTTCTCGGTTTGAGTGAAGTAGTTGTTACTGCGATAGGTATCACAAGAGAAAGAAAAGCTCTTGGATATTCTGTAGAAGAAGTCGGAGGCAGTGAGATTACGCAGGCTCGTGAAACCAACGTAGTGAATGCCTTAGCAGGTAAAGTGGCAGGTGTTCAAATAACAAGTTCTTCTGGAGCTGCAGGTGGAGCGTCTAATATCAGAATTAGAGGTGCAAATACCATTCAAGGAGACAATGATCCTTTATTTGTTGTAGATGGTATTCCAATAGACAACTCACAGTTGAGTTCAGGAAATCCTGATGATGGAGCCAACAGAAACTTGAGTAGTGTAGCGCAATCTAACAGAGCGATTGACATACCACAAGAGGATATTGAATCCATCTCAGTTTTGAAAGGTGCAGCAGCTACGGCACTGTATGGTAGTCAAGCAGGTAATGGTGCTATCATCATTACGACTAAAAAAGGAAAGAAAAGAGCTGGTGGAGGATTGAACATCAACTACAACGTTGGAGTGGATTTCTCTCAGTACAATAAAATGCACGAGTTCCAAAATCAATGGGCGCAAGGTCTTTTTGGTAGCTATAGCGGACCAGAAACAGGTTCTGGATACTCATGGGGACCTGCTATAGATACATTGGTTTATTTACCAGATCCTAATTATCCTTGGGATAAAAATGGACGAATTGTAGGACAAAGCGAAAACCCTGGTGGTCAGCGTGTGCAGGCTTACGATAACATAAATGACTTTTTCCAAACAGGAGTTAACTTCAACAATTCTCTAAGCCTATCTTCTGCAAACGATGTATCTAGTTTCTATTTGGGTTTAGGATACCAAAAAGAACAAGGAATTATTCCAAACAATACGTTTGAAAAAATAAATGTAACTTTCAATGGAGAAGTAGCACTTACACCTAAATTCAAAGTGGGAACTAACATCAAATACATCAATTCTGGTGGCGTTCGTATCGAACAGGGGTCGAATACATCTGGGGTAATGCTGGGCTTGACTCGTACTACTCCGACTTTTGACAATTCCAATGGATTTGGTGAAGACGCTGTAGATGAAGTTTCCTCTTATACCTTACCTAATGGCGGCCAAAGAAACTACCGTGGTGGTGGTGGATATGACAATCCTTTTTGGGCAGTTAACAATACTCCTTTGACGGATGATGTAAATCGAGTTATTGGAAGCCTTAACTTTGCGTATGATTTTGCTGATTGGATTAAACTTACGTATAAAATTGGTACAGACTTCTACAGTGATAGAAGAAAACAAAGTTTTGCGATTGGCTCTAGAGCCTTTACCTCAGGTCTTGTAAGAGAAGATCAATATTTCCAAAACAAATTTAATGCGGACTTGATTCTTTCCATCAACAAACAATTGAGCGATGATTTGAGGGTTGGAGGTAATTTTGGACACAATATGCGGACTGAATATTTGGAACAATTATTCGTACAAGGCGATGGATTGGTTATTCCAGGTTTCGAGCATATCTCTAATGCAAGTAATAGCTTTGTAAGAGAAAACATAGGACGTAAACGAGAACAGGCATTTTATGGTATGTTGGAATTCGATTACAAACGTATGTTGTATTTAACACTAACCTACAGAAGTGAAAGATCGACTACTTTGCCAGAAGGTAATGATAGGTTTGATTATCCTTCTGCTAGTTTGGCCTTTGTTTTTACAGAAGCATTGGGTTTGACGGATAATCCAATAATTCCTTTTGGTAAGTTGCGTGCATCTTGGGCAAAAGTAGGTTTAGGTTCTCCTTATCTATATGCTACGGCTAACTACTTCACACAAGCTACTTATGCTGATGGTTGGACAAACGGTATTGCTTATCCTTATCAAGGATCTGCTGGTTTCCAAAAATTGTCTGTATTGGGTAATCCAGACTTAGGACCTGAAGAAAACACACAATGGGAAATAGGAATGGAATTGAAATTCCTTCAAGGAAGATTGGGATTAGACGTTAGTTACTACAATGGAACAACTACCGATTTGATTTTCCCTGTACCTGTTACAGCAGTTACTGGATATAGAACAGCGATATTAAATTCTGGAGAGATGACCAACAATGGAATTGAGGTGATATTGAATGCAACACCTGTTGAAGTAGGTAGTTTTGCATGGGATATAGATATGAACTATACGCGAAATAGAAACGAAGTAGTAAAATTGGCAGATGGAGTGGACAATGTATTCTTAGGAGGTTTTCAAGGGTCTTCTATTCGTGCAGTAGAAGGGCAGCCTTATGGAAGTATGTTTGGAAATGGTTTCTACAGAGATGCAAGTGGTGCGAGAGTCATTGATTCCAATGGTTTTCCAATTATTGACCCAGATGAGCGTGCTTTTGGTAGTGCATTGCCTGATTGGACAATGGGTATTCGCAATACTTTTTCTTACAAAGGATTGTCTGTAAGTGCTTTGCTGGATATCAAACAAGGAGGTATTCTTTGGAATGGTACAAAAGGAGCATTGTATTTCTGGGGAACAGCAGGAGAAACTTCTGTTAGAGGCTCAACTACTGTTTTTGAAGGTAATGTGGCAGTATATGATGCTGATGGTAATTTATCATTGGTAGATCATGACAACGATCCAAGTACCGCTGATATTCCCCAAACAAGTGGTGCCAATTCACAAGAAG
- a CDS encoding DUF255 domain-containing protein gives MRHLLHIVLGIFTIPLLLQAESIDFQDRSWADVLKTAQQEKKYIFIDAYADYCLPCKAMEKETFSQNKVFHYFNQHFISYKMDIEADKNDYLVQVYQIKELPALLFLTPEGILLQKIIGKQDAIPLLQLGEKTLKNQWSVEQDESHISLDKLLTNLEDYKMQHGGRTVNWMVKKQVYTQVLQSAISKDIKLFQSVLSNASKANLPDIDRFKFNMQALFYEIVEDWQNYSTITSNYLNIKENSNPKQLNEIAWMYYLNIEDPQLLKKAIKWAEQSIKIESEYYNNRTYAALLYKIDETKKAYKIAERAIYMARARGIDDTEMINLIKKNTK, from the coding sequence ATGAGGCACTTATTGCATATTGTTTTGGGAATTTTTACAATCCCTCTATTATTGCAGGCTGAAAGCATTGACTTTCAAGATAGAAGCTGGGCAGATGTTTTGAAAACAGCCCAACAAGAGAAAAAATACATCTTCATTGATGCCTATGCAGATTACTGCCTGCCTTGCAAGGCAATGGAAAAGGAAACTTTTAGTCAAAATAAAGTATTCCATTATTTCAACCAGCATTTTATCAGCTATAAAATGGACATTGAAGCAGATAAAAACGATTATTTGGTTCAAGTATATCAAATCAAAGAACTACCTGCCTTATTGTTTCTCACTCCCGAAGGGATATTACTTCAAAAAATCATCGGTAAACAAGACGCTATCCCACTTTTACAATTGGGTGAAAAAACATTGAAAAACCAATGGAGCGTAGAACAAGATGAATCACATATCTCCTTAGACAAACTTTTAACTAATTTGGAAGACTACAAAATGCAGCATGGAGGTAGAACGGTCAATTGGATGGTGAAAAAACAAGTCTATACACAAGTCCTTCAATCAGCAATTAGCAAAGATATAAAGTTATTTCAATCTGTCCTGTCTAATGCTTCAAAAGCCAATTTACCAGACATTGACCGCTTTAAATTCAATATGCAAGCCCTGTTTTATGAAATAGTGGAAGATTGGCAAAATTATTCGACTATTACATCTAATTATCTAAACATAAAAGAAAATAGCAATCCTAAGCAGTTAAATGAAATTGCATGGATGTATTACCTCAATATAGAAGATCCGCAATTACTAAAAAAAGCCATCAAATGGGCAGAACAATCCATAAAAATAGAAAGTGAGTACTACAATAACCGTACTTATGCAGCACTCTTATATAAAATAGACGAAACTAAAAAAGCTTATAAAATAGCAGAGAGAGCCATCTATATGGCAAGAGCGAGAGGAATAGACGATACTGAAATGATAAATTTGATTAAAAAAAATACAAAATAG
- the gldA gene encoding gliding motility-associated ABC transporter ATP-binding subunit GldA: MSVKVQQLTKIYGQQKAVNNVSFEANEGEVLGFLGPNGAGKSTTMKIISCFIPQTEGTVTVCGYDVQTHPMEVRQQIGYLPENNPLYLDMYVREYLQFVARLHHLGKNTKTRIEEMIALTGLEREQKKKIGQLSKGYRQRVGLAQAMLHNPKVLILDEPTSGLDPNQLVEIRNVIKMLGKEKTVILSSHIMQEVQAICNRVVIINKGEIVANDKTENLQQQSKHQSIITIEFAESPSISLLEQIPHIQHIEAIGTNKWKLITQNDQDIRAEIFHFAVQNKLTLLEMQKISNSLEDVFRELTVS; this comes from the coding sequence ATGTCGGTAAAAGTACAGCAGCTCACCAAAATCTATGGTCAGCAAAAAGCAGTGAACAACGTAAGTTTTGAAGCAAACGAAGGAGAGGTCTTAGGTTTTTTAGGTCCTAATGGAGCAGGAAAATCTACGACCATGAAAATTATCAGCTGTTTTATCCCTCAAACAGAAGGTACAGTGACTGTATGTGGATATGATGTGCAAACCCACCCTATGGAAGTTCGCCAACAAATAGGCTATTTACCTGAAAACAACCCCCTGTACCTCGACATGTATGTACGAGAGTACCTTCAATTTGTAGCTCGCCTGCATCATCTGGGCAAAAATACCAAAACCCGTATTGAAGAAATGATTGCCTTAACGGGTTTAGAACGAGAGCAAAAAAAGAAGATTGGACAACTCTCAAAAGGCTATCGTCAGCGAGTAGGCTTGGCACAGGCAATGTTGCACAACCCTAAGGTACTGATATTGGACGAACCCACTTCTGGTTTAGACCCCAATCAATTGGTCGAAATCAGAAATGTTATCAAAATGTTGGGAAAAGAAAAAACGGTGATTTTGTCTAGCCACATCATGCAAGAAGTACAGGCAATTTGCAACCGTGTTGTCATTATCAATAAAGGCGAAATTGTAGCCAATGACAAGACCGAAAACCTTCAGCAACAATCCAAACATCAATCCATCATTACCATAGAATTTGCAGAATCTCCTTCAATTTCCCTTTTAGAGCAAATTCCTCATATCCAACACATTGAAGCCATAGGCACAAATAAATGGAAGCTCATTACCCAAAATGACCAAGATATTCGTGCCGAAATTTTTCATTTTGCCGTTCAAAATAAGCTCACTCTTTTAGAAATGCAAAAGATTTCTAATAGTCTTGAAGATGTATTTAGAGAATTAACCGTTTCCTAA
- a CDS encoding thioredoxin family protein has product MHKPKFSITLATITLFVMSCCMHPIQTNAFTSNEMFSQPLDFFVGSWDQACEMAEARQKPLFVYIYVSYERESNQMNDEVFVDEQVKNFYDANFVNYKISLHSQKGTYFRQKYQLRDYPALLYFDQKKNLITQDSGLKSINEFIRIGNYAIKSNAHLPIAGVISPIYTNFIEKKMQYDNGVRHSDFLYNLAYDLKKFNDSFQPIVHEYIEKEGVSNLTKSKHLNFIFDFADDIYSQPFEILLANKQRYIDFFGKEKVDDRIKRAIRSAVIVSARYQNWEAFEMVKQTIEQAQLSDKKEFEFLMLSVYYENTNNWTDFTLLVEKFTRQHLIIDAEILNDLAWRYAVHIDDKSKLQEALNWSEKAMSLQPDKFKYRETYSALLYALGKKSKALKEADTAMVIARKNGGDYTTTIKLSQAIRSEQSLPKDLN; this is encoded by the coding sequence ATGCACAAGCCCAAATTTTCTATTACACTAGCTACTATCACCCTATTTGTAATGAGTTGTTGTATGCATCCCATACAAACAAACGCATTTACGTCCAATGAAATGTTCTCACAACCCCTAGATTTTTTTGTAGGAAGCTGGGATCAAGCCTGCGAAATGGCTGAAGCCAGACAAAAACCTCTTTTCGTCTATATATATGTGAGTTACGAAAGAGAATCAAACCAAATGAATGATGAAGTTTTTGTGGATGAACAGGTCAAAAACTTCTATGATGCAAATTTTGTGAACTACAAAATTAGTCTTCACAGTCAAAAAGGAACTTATTTCAGACAAAAGTACCAACTTCGTGATTACCCTGCGTTGCTATATTTTGATCAGAAAAAAAATCTCATTACACAAGACAGTGGCCTAAAGAGTATTAATGAGTTCATTAGAATCGGAAATTATGCAATCAAATCAAATGCACACCTACCTATTGCAGGGGTAATTTCTCCAATCTACACTAATTTTATCGAAAAAAAGATGCAGTATGACAACGGTGTTCGTCATTCTGATTTTTTATACAATTTAGCGTACGACCTCAAAAAATTCAATGACTCTTTTCAACCTATTGTGCATGAATATATTGAAAAAGAAGGTGTTTCAAACTTAACCAAAAGTAAACATCTCAATTTTATTTTCGATTTTGCAGACGATATATACAGCCAACCTTTTGAAATCTTATTAGCCAATAAACAACGGTACATTGATTTTTTTGGAAAAGAAAAAGTAGATGACCGCATCAAAAGAGCCATCCGTTCGGCAGTGATTGTTTCTGCACGCTACCAAAATTGGGAGGCATTTGAAATGGTTAAGCAGACGATTGAGCAAGCACAATTATCCGATAAAAAAGAATTTGAATTCTTGATGTTGAGTGTTTATTATGAAAACACCAACAACTGGACAGATTTTACACTACTTGTCGAAAAGTTTACACGCCAGCACCTTATTATTGATGCAGAAATACTCAATGATTTGGCATGGCGATATGCTGTTCATATTGATGATAAATCAAAACTTCAGGAAGCGCTTAATTGGTCAGAAAAAGCCATGTCTCTCCAACCAGATAAATTCAAATATCGAGAAACATACTCAGCACTGCTTTATGCATTAGGCAAAAAATCAAAAGCATTGAAGGAAGCAGATACAGCCATGGTTATTGCCCGAAAAAATGGTGGTGATTACACCACTACCATCAAATTGTCACAGGCTATTCGAAGTGAGCAATCCTTACCCAAAGATTTGAATTAA